One segment of Daphnia magna isolate NIES linkage group LG2, ASM2063170v1.1, whole genome shotgun sequence DNA contains the following:
- the LOC116916249 gene encoding LOW QUALITY PROTEIN: NADPH oxidase 5 (The sequence of the model RefSeq protein was modified relative to this genomic sequence to represent the inferred CDS: deleted 1 base in 1 codon; substituted 2 bases at 2 genomic stop codons), with amino-acid sequence MGVTKLMWLEPLKSNGDFNPGASDQTLNIVRNSNASSSCLDSPSSASGRLSPRTNNRPQALANLQSMCSRASTKRNAKFTKDSFCELFAKYEMHQLLFQLFDDKSKGRLVQSHFVDFLNEKLGKEGQDFVNLVDTLAYVIAGEADLDLQLFSRVFQTQKVLSKLFKLIDVGRSGSVSVECVVVFIMDLSLPRQKNRNLRKVRFESIEELFSNVSGRTELTIDEFKKLIPSKDAFFAERVFHILDKDCSNGISTSELRLGLEQLCSQSAEDRVRFLFQIYDRDGDGLIQLADLKAVLKACTEENKMTFSEEQLDQLALALYEDAVDSVDSNTPSASNGLEFEHLKAQLDKHPGLIDELSFSLERFLLPSSTKKIRKTRWSSNVIWSYIRNKAAFMSFLGAYIFVNLVLFTTRAFKYRNENLPYMVARACGQVLNFNCAFVVVLMLNHCITWLRQTKVAIFLPLDQHVYLHKLCGFVIVLFSGLHTVMHLINFSYNVADQVVSPVTNETHSAKEWLFTMIPGLYGLIPGVANLTGWGLLIILAIMIPCSLPFVRKTGFFELFYWTHFLHYPFWVLLILHGPHFWYWFVGPGTLFIILEKLRRQRRRMTGKGRTFINYTLLLPSRVTHLVCRKPPNFRFRPGDYVYLNIPAIASYEWHPFTISSAPELPDVLWFHIRGVGGWTNKLYEYFKREQIKQENFQSSFRPALPLVSSYRSELQPNLQPIMDESVINSAEQKSSPEFTRTRIPYSPQVSIPLSEVSANESVLGAQTVRHTGYRYMRHPPEVINLPVPVEDPRDTDLSSAAWKKWSKKKNPRDSFSTETLRSRRAKSERKVEENVTDNSKLFNAIKCEINYXLDIIXGNPSTEDYTSNGLAVRGNDAPNPPQTTEGVSIYHPLEITIDGPYGTPSSHIFRAQHAVLIAAGIGVTPYASILQSIMHRYYASLQVCPNCKYSWASRMPDSIMNLKKVDFFWINRDQRSFEWFVHMLSQLEMEQAEMGSALGRFLDLHMYITSALKKTDLKAVGLQMALELLYAKEKRDLVTGLKTRTNSGRPNWDKVFQKLVDEDKGKVTVFYCGPSQLAKELKKKCNKFGFNFRKEIF; translated from the exons ATGGGGGTGACCAAATTGATGTGGTTGGAACCCCTAAAATCCAATGGAGATTTCAACCCAGGGGCTTCTGACCAAACCCTCAATATCGTTAGGAATAGTAACGCGTCATCATCATGTCTCGATTCTCCATCATCAGCAAGTGGCCGACTGTCGCCCAGAACCAACAATCGACCGCAAGCCTTGGCAAACCTACAATCTATGTGCTCACGTGCGTCTACGAAGCGCAATGCAAAATTCACAAAGGATAGTTTTTGTGAATTGTTCGCGAAATAT GAGATGCATCAGCTGCTATTCCAGCTGTTTGATGACAAATCAAAGGGAAGGCTAGTGCAGTCTCATTTCGTCGATTTCCTCAACGAAAAACTAGG GAAAGAAGGCCAGGATTTCGTAAATTTGGTTGATACATTGGCCTATGTTATAGCAGGGGAAGCCGATTTGGATTTACAGCTCTTTTCTCGGGTGTTCCAAACCCAAAAG GTACTTTCCAAACTTTTCAAATTAATCGATGTTGGCCGATCCGGAAGTGTTTCCGTTGAGTGCGTAGTTGTTTTCATCATGGATTTGTCCCTGCCAAG gcaaaaaaatagaaatctCAGAAAAGTGAGATTCGAAAGTATCGAGGAACTGTTCAGCAATGTTAGTGGCAGGACAGAGCTCACCATTGATGAATTCAAAAAGTTAATTCCATCAAAAGAC GCGTTCTTCGCTGAGCGTGTGTTCCACATCTTGGATAAAGACTGTTCCAATGGCATCTCCACATCAGAATTGAGACTAGGCCTAGAGCAGTTGTGCAGTCAATCAGCCGAGGATAGGGTCCGTTTCCTCTTCCAAATCTACGATCGAGATG GCGACGGACTGATCCAGCTTGCA GACTTGAAAGCAGTCTTGAAAGCTTGcacagaagaaaacaaaatgactTTTAGCGAAGAACAGCTCGATCAGCTTGCTTTAGCCCTCTACGAAGACGCTGTAGACTCTGTGGATAGCAATACGCCCAGCGCTAGTAATGGACTGGAGTTTGAGCATCTAAAGGCTCAGTTAGACAAACATCCTGGACTTATAGACGAACTTTCTTTCAG CTTAGAGCGATTTTTGCTGCCATCTAGCACGAAAAAGATCAGGAAAACGCGATGGTCGTCCAATGTAATCTGGTCTTACATTCGAAATAAGGCTGCGTTTATGTCATTCCTCGGTGCATACATCTTCGTAAATCTCGTATTGTTTACCACTCGCGCCTTTAAGTACAGGAATGAAAACCTTCCCTACATGGTTGCAAGGGCTTGCG GCCAGGTGCTGAATTTCAACTGCGCCTTCGTTGTCGTCCTCATGTTGAACCATTGTATCACGTGGTTGAGGCAAACTAAGGTGGCCATTTTTCTACCACTTGACCAGCATGTTTACCTACACAAACTCTGCGGCTTTGTTATAGTCTTATTCAGTGGTTTGCACACTGTCATGCATCTCATCAACTTTT CTTATAATGTGGCCGATCAAGTAGTTTCACCTGTTACTAATGAAACACACTCAGCTAAAG AGTGGTTATTCACAATGATTCCTGGATTGTATGGCCTTATCCCCGGTGTTGCTAATCTCACCGGTTGGGGCTTATTAATAATATTAGCGATAATGATTCCGTGCTCTCTGCCTTTCGTCCGCAAAACGGGTTTTTTCGAG TTATTTTATTGGACCCACTTCCTTCATTATCCATTTTGGGTTTTGCTAATCTTGCATGGTCCTCATTTTTGGTATTGGTTTGTCGGTCCTGGCACACTTTTTATCATCCTAGAAAAATTACGTCGTCAAAGAAGACGCATGACGGGCAAGGGCAGGACATTCATCAACTACACGCTCCTGCTGCCGTCACGTGTCACTCATCTAGTCTGCCGAAAGCCCCCAAACTTCAGGTTTCGTCCGGGTGATTATGTCTACCTCAACATACCAGCAATTGCCTCCTACGAATGGCATCCTTTTACAATTAGCAGTGCTCCTGAACTTCCAG ACGTTTTATGGTTCCACATCCGGGGTGTGGGCGGATGGACAAATAAGCTTTATGAGTATTTTAAACGAGAGCAAATCAAGcaagaaaattttcaatcatCATTCAGACCAGCTTTACCTTTGGTTTCTTCCTACCGTTCCGAGTTACAACCGAACCTGCAACCCATAATGGATGAATCGGTTATAAATAGCGCCGAACAAAAATCTTCGCCCGAATTTACGAGAACTCGGATACCCTACAG tCCCCAAGTTTCAATTCCACTGAGTGAAGTGAGCGCGAACGAGTCCGTTTTAGGAGCTCAGACTGTAAGACATACAGGATACCGATACATGCGACACCCACCAGAAGTGATCAATTTACCCGTTCCGGTTGAAGATCCTCGTGATACTGACCTTTCAAGTGCAGCGTGGAAAAAGtggagcaagaaaaagaatcctCGTGATTCTTTCAGCACGGAAACGTTGCGATCTAGAAGAGCAAAGTCTGAGAGAAAAGTCGAAGAAAATGTGACCGATAATTCTAAACTTTTTAATGCAATTAAATGTGAAATAAACTACTAACTGGATATAATTTAGGGAAATCCATCTACTGAAGATTATACATcgaatggattagcagtcagGGGTAATGATGCTCCTAACCCGCCGCAAACAACTGAAGGTGTAAGCATTTACCATCCGCTGGAG ATTACCATTGATGGACCTTATGGAACTCCTTCTAGCCACATTTTCCGCGCTCAGCATGCCGTTCTTATCGCAGCTGGCATCGGAGTGACTCCGTACGCCAGTATTCTGCAATCGATAATGCACCGCTATTATGCCAGTTTACAGGTTTGCCCAAATTGCAAATATTCATGGGCGTCACGAATGCCAGATTCCATAATGAATCTGAAAAAG GTTGACTTTTTCTGGATTAATCGTGATCAGCGCAGTTTTGAATGGTTCGTTCACATGCTCTCACAATTGGAAATGGAACAAGCTGAAATGGGCAGTGCTTTGGGCCGGTTCCTCGATTTGCACATGTACATCACAAGCGCCCTGAAGAAGACTGATCTAAAGGCCGTTGGACTACAAATGGCCCTCGAGTTGCTGTACGCTAAG GAAAAGCGTGATCTCGTGACAGGTCTGAAGACTCGAACGAATTCCGGCAGACCAAACTGGGATAAGGTATTTCAAAAATTAGTTGACGAAGACAAAGGAAAGGTAACCGTATTTTACTGCGGCCCTTCCCAGTTGGCCAAAGAactgaagaagaaatgcaACAAGTTTGGCTTCAATTTTCGCAAAgaaattttctaa
- the LOC116916253 gene encoding LOW QUALITY PROTEIN: NADPH oxidase 5 (The sequence of the model RefSeq protein was modified relative to this genomic sequence to represent the inferred CDS: deleted 2 bases in 2 codons): protein MASAVPNKEDESSSQSENEQTSKNSNNVDDSSLYPILDVEDSQKKGWLSQAQQRQQALTGLQSLCNQYCVSVKQQKSAFSADSFCKLFSQENALEFLFRLFDHQSKGQLVQSDFIDILKEHFSDRAEGREFIDLIDTLWYVFVNEADVDVDTFYRIFKSKGVVAKLFVLVDTNKTGQTSVDQVMAFFTQCTLQRGTRGVEELQPGRAEEIFRSIAKNDSKELDFEDFKKLIPSKNPFFAKRVFCIFDKDGSNTISMAEFREGLEQFCGRCDENKVQCLFQIYDEDGDGIIKLSELKAVLKACIEENGMKFSEHQLDQLTTALYDDARASGNDSDRTSAIGLSYEELKAQMTKHPGLLENLSISLDRLLLPSAAKTTKIRPTFKTFCSYVKNNVPFVVFIIAYAIVNIGLFVSRIIQYKDTNIFYILARACGQALNFNCSLILVLMLRHCITLLRQIGCASFLPLDQHVYLHKVCGVVVAVLSAIHTMMHCVNFPLNVADKLKSGCPDETKETHDAIEWLFTTEPCLFGLIPGWANLTGWALVGILIIMVLCSLPCVRKSGSFEAFYWTHLLYVPFWVLLILHGPNFWYWFIGPGILFAIEGIGRIQLRLTGKGRTFISSAVLLPSRITHLVIRKPERFHFNPGDYVYVKIPAITSTEWHPFTISSSPELPDVMWLHIRCAGGWTNKLYEYFEREQAKLCLKQSAESPYPNGQTACQHCKHVLENKTSSFPTQNIMKGVRRLTRTLSTKQPVDSYDQLESGRMNLKSLKGNENLTFVENSDGAVSQTEYGTLGASTNRPQISETQVASSTGEPHEERVLRDNSQYRHLSHRPRVMSIMVPIDEASGNNKNSSVLRKRSTPRASYAPESLRKRPTQATSREENKAEQQSKDGRHNTVEGVHIYYPLEIAIDGPYGAPSSHIFRAQHAVLIAAGIGVTPFASILQSIMNRYYASRQTCPKCRHCWVSQMPDSIMNLKKVDFFWINRDQRSFEWFVDMLSQLEKEQTEMGGVLGRFLDLHMYITSALKKTDLKAVGLQMALDLLHDKEKRDLVTGLKTRTNAGRPNWDKIFQKLVDEDRGKVTVFYCGPPQLAKELAKKCNEFGFDFRKEIF, encoded by the exons ATGGCTTCTGCTGTTCCCAACAAG GAGGATGAAAGCAGTTCGCAAAGCGAAAACGAACAAACCtcgaaaaattcaaacaatGTCGATGATAGTTCGCTCTACCCCATACTCGATGTTGAAgattcacaaaaaaaaggttggcTGTCACAAGCTCAGCAACGCCAACAAGCTCTCACTGGCCTCCAATCTCTGTGCAATCAATATTGCGTCAGCGTTAAACAACAAAAGTCAGCGTTCTCTGCGGACAGCTTCTGCAAACTTTTCTCGCAAGAG AATGCACTCGAATTTCTGTTCCGATTGTTCGATCACCAATCCAAGGGTCAACTTGTCCAATCTGATTTCATTGATATCCTGAAAGAGCATTTCAG CGACAGAGCCGAAGGAAGAGAATTCATCGATCTGATCGATACTCTGTGGTACGTTTTTGTGAATGAAGCCGATGTGGACGTGGACACTTTTTATCGTATTTTCAAATCTAAAGgg GTAGTAGCCAAACTTTTCGTGCTGGTCGACACCAACAAGACGGGCCAAACGTCGGTAGACCAAGTGATGGCTTTCTTTACCCAATGCACTCTACAAAG GGGAACTCGTGGTGTGGAAGAGCTTCAGCCAGGACGGGCTGAAGAAATATTCCGTTCAATCGCCAAGAACGACAGCAAGGAACTGGACTTTGAAGACTTTAAGAAGCTGATTCCGTCTAAAAAT CCGTTTTTCGCAAAGCGCGTGTTCTGCATTTTCGACAAGGACGGTTCCAATACTATTTCAATGGCTGAATTCCGAGAAGGCTTGGAACAATTTTGTGGCCGGTGCGATGAGAATAAAGTCCAATGCCTCTTCCAAATCTACGATGAAGACG GAGACGGAATAATTAAGCTTAGTGAACTGAAAGCAGTTCTCAAAGCTTGCATtgaagaaaatggaatgaaatttAGTGAACATCAACTCGACCAGCTCACAACGGCTCTCTATGACGATGCACGGGCTTCGGGCAATGATTCAGACCGTACTAGCGCAATTGGACTCAGTTACGAAGAATTAAAAGCTCAAATGACTAAGCATCCAGGGCTACTTGAAAACCTTTCCATCAG CTTGGATCGTTTACTCTTACCGAGCGCTGCGAAGACGACTAAAATCAGGCCAACTTTCAAGACGTTTTGCTCGTACGTTAAAAATAATGTACCTTTCGTCGTCTTCATCATTGCCTACGCGATCGTCAATATCGGCTTATTCGTTAGTCGAATTATTCAGTATAAAGATACCAACATTTTCTACATATTGGCCAGGGCCTGTG GACAAGCATTGAATTTCAATTGTTCCCTCATTTTGGTACTGATGCTTCGTCATTGTATCACCTTGTTGAGGCAAATCGGTTGTGCTAGTTTTCTGCCGCTAGATCAGCACGTCTATCTCCATAAGGTCTGCGGTGTCGTTGTCGCCGTC CTTAGCGCCATACACACGATGATGCATTGTGTCAATTTCC CCCTGAATGTTGCTGATAAACTCAAGTCAGGCTGCCCGGATGAA ACCAAGGAAACACACGACGCAATAG AATGGCTTTTTACGACGGAACCGTGTCTGTTTGGATTAATTCCCGGCTGGGCGAACTTGACCGGATGGGCACTTGTTGGTATTCTGATTATAATGGTCCTATGCTCACTTCCGTGTGTTCGCAAAAGCGGCTCTTTCGAG GCGTTCTACTGGACTCATTTGCTTTACGTGCCCTTTTGGGTTCTTCTAATTCTCCACGGTCCCAACTTTTGGTATTGGTTTATCGGCCCCGGAATCCTTTTTGCCATTGAAGGCATTGGTCGAATTCAACTTCGTTTGACGGGAAAAGGTCGTACTTTCATCAGTTCGGCTGTTCTTCTACCGTCTCGCATCACTCACTTGGTCATTCGCAAACCGGAGCGATTCCACTTCAACCCTGGTGATTATGTCTACGTCAAGATTCCAGCCATCACTTCAACTGAGTGGCATCCATTTACCATTAGCAGTTCGCCCGAGCTACCAG ATGTTATGTGGCTCCATATCCGTTGTGCTGGTGGTTGGACCAATAAGCTATACGAATATTTTGAACGAGAACAAGCCAAACTGTGTCTCAAGCAGTCGGCAGAGAGTCCATACCCTAATGGGCAGACTGCTTGCCAACATTGCAAACATGTCCTGGAGAATAAAACATCATCGTTTCCGACGCAAAATATCATGAA GGGAGTTAGAAGACTTACCCGAACATTGTCGACAAAACAACCTGTGGATTCGTACGATCAGTTGGAATCAGGCCGTATGAATTTGAAATCATTAAAGGGCAATGAGAACTTAACTTTTGTGGAAAATAGCGATGGTGCTGTGTCTCAAACTGAATATGGAACATTAGGCGCATCCACCAACAG GCCCCAAATATCCGAGACTCAGGTGGCTAGTTCAACCGGAGAACCACACGAAGAGAGGGTCTTGCGGGATAATAGCCAGTACCGACATTTGAGTCATAGGCCCCGCGTGATGAGCATCATGGTCCCGATTGATGAAGCCTCCGGAAACAACAAGAACAGTTCAGTGCTTAGAAAGAGATCAACGCCTCGTGCTTCTTACGCGCCCGAAAGCCTACGAAAGAGGCCCACTCAGGCCACTTCTCGCGAAGAAAATAAAGCAGAGCAACAGAGTAAAGATGGCCGACACAACACTGTCGAAGGAGTTCACATTTATTACCCGCTAGAA ATTGCCATCGATGGACCTTATGGAGCCCCGTCCAGTCATATCTTCCGTGCCCAGCACGCAGTACTCATTGCGGCCGGCATCGGCGTGACCCCATTCGCCAGTATTCTACAATCGATCATGAACCGCTACTACGCCAGCCGACAAACATGTCCAAAGTGTCGCCATTGCTGGGTATCGCAAATGCCCGATTCCATCATGAATCTAAAAAAA GTTGATTTTTTCTGGATTAACCGCGATCAACGCAGTTTCGAATGGTTCGTTGACATGCTCTCCCAATTGGAAAAGGAACAAACTGAAATGGGTGGCGTATTGGGCCGGTTCCTCGATTTGCATATGTACATCACTAGTGCTCTGAAAAAAACGGATTTGAAGGCTGTTGGATTGCAAATGGCTCTCGATTTACTTCACGATAAG GAAAAACGGGATTTAGTGACAGGACTGAAGACTCGCACGAACGCTGGTAGACCGAACTGGGACaagatatttcaaaaattagtTGACGAGGATAGGGGAAAAGTAACCGTTTTCTACTGTGGTCCTCCCCAATTGGCCAAAGAACTGGCAAAGAAATGCAACGAGTTTGGCTTTGATTTCCGCAAGGAAATCTTTTAA
- the LOC116916255 gene encoding cholecystokinin receptor type A gives MACVNISGRLYPVETWNMTDLDDSSEWTPMLDVLNGVGTGSSGIGSVWNIGIGFNLSSSARPGFKTEIYRDIVCMSSPKKILEQWEIDKNLAMLISYSVIFVIGVLGNVTAMMGMIGDRKSRNATTLFLVSLSAADLLLLLVCAPLEVLQYFVIQWDDSGTICKTAKYAEVLSAVASVLNLTAVSLERFIVIVFPIRSRSVCTMSNCRRAVLVVWIVSLLLTAPVLFTKGTNPLTFTDGEESVTVNYCVETDGGVGLIFAIYQAVILLLAPGLVMIICYTYVIRELWLSTRNMRVLTNTNTNQERRPRQQERRWRGGTNTRWPYNKKSSDAASSSVPKAVATTATGTTIITGTTTPVPSTSTPLLVRGHEACLLPCHGPCSASNQASSCCNTFTGTANNGHNSPNQSSPENSPHHQAHLLLARKPLRETLRTRPTIRKIGVHQARAEDARNARKQVIKMLILVIVLFLICWGSRICMEISIKVGLESFSQGIYFLRVVINMLPYVHSCLNPFIYSLMSKNFRRSMWRRIHSCCCCMCANSACCTQRRCFCHPSAAFSSMARTGQDGTTYGDRSPGGQRRSCRHCRQFNSQYNLNDLSVGMGAGTSLNAPQERTEASGSSRMRGLTSRLAKGSNGAIGGSSPLLLMRTRSVNNRSVCSTSVIPECTEHFEVDCCL, from the exons ATGGCTTGCGTTAATATTTCTGGTCGGCTGTATCCTGTCGAAACGTGGAATATGACCGACTTAGACGACTCATCTGAATGGACACCCATGCTGGACGTTCTCAACGGTGTTGGTACTGGCTCTAGTGGTATAGGCAGCGTCTGGAACATAGGAATTGGCTTCAACTTGTCGTCATCAGCGCGTCCCGGATTCAAAACTGAAATCTACCGAGACATTGTGTGCATGTCCAGCCCAAAAAAGATTCTGGAACAATGGGAAATCGACAAGAATCTGGCGATGCTCATCAGCTACTCCGTTATTTTCGTCATTGGTGTTCTGGGGAACGTCACTGCTATGATG GGCATGATCGGCGACCGTAAATCACGCAACGCAACTACTCTTTTCCTGGTGTCCCTCTCAGCTGCCGACCTCCTGCTGCTACTCGTTTGCGCTCCG CTGGAGGTTCTCCAGTACTTTGTCATCCAGTGGGATGATTCGGGTACCATCTGCAAGACGGCCAAATATGCCGAAGTTCTTTCAGCTGTCGCCTCGGTTCTCAACCTTACGGCCGTGTCATTGGAAAG GTTTATAGTGATTGTGTTTCCCATCCGTTCACGATCCGTGTGCACAATGAGCAATTGTCGCCGAGCAGTTTTGGTCGTTTGGATAGTTTCGCTGTTGTTGACTGCACCCGTACTTTTCACCAAG GGAACAAACCCGTTGACATTCACGGACGGTGAGGAGTCCGTAACCGTCAACTATTGCGTGGAAACAGATGGAGGAGTCGGTTTGATTTTCGCCATCTATCAGGCTGTTATCCTCCTGTTAGCACCAGGCCTGGTCATGATCATCTGCTACACTTACGTCATCAGAGAATTGTGGCTTTCCACTCGCAACATGAGAGTCCTCACCAACACTAACACCAA cCAAGAGAGACGGCCACGACAACAGGAGAGGCGATGGCGAGGAGGGACCAACACCCGATGGCCTTACAATAAAAAATCGAGTGATGCTGCGTCATCATCCGTGCCGAAAGCGGTTGCCACGACGGCCACTGGAACAACGATTATCACCGGGACTACGACGCCTGTTCCTAGCACCTCAACTCCGCTGTTAGTTCGCGGCCATGAAGCTTGTCTTCTACCTTGTCACGGCCCGTGTTCGGCCAGCAACCAGGCATCGTCTTGCTGCAACACATTTACGGGCACTGCCAATAACGGCCATAACTCACCCAATCAATCGTCTCCGGAGAACAGCCCTCATCATCAAGCTCATTTATTGCTGGCTAGAAAACCTCTGCGG GAAACGCTAAGGACTCGGCCAACTATCAGGAAGATTGGAGTCCATCAGGCGAGAGCCGAGGATGCCCGCAATGCCAGGAAACAG GTGATCAAAATGCTGATCCTCGTCATTGTGCTGTTCCTCATTTGCTGGGGATCGCGAATCTGCATGGAAATCTCCATCAAAGTCGGGCTGGAATCTTTTTCGCAAGGCATATATTTTTTGCGCGTCGTCATCAATATGCTTCCATACGTCCATTCGTGTTTGAATCCGTTCATTTATTCACTCATGTCGAAAAATTTCCGCCGATCCATGTGGCGCCGCATTCAcagctgttgctgctgcatGTGTGCCAACAGCGCCTGCTGCACTCAGCGTCGTTGTTTCTGCCACCCATCCGCCGCCTTTTCATCAATGGCACGGACTGGCCAAGACGGTACGACATATGGTGACCGATCACCTGGTGGTCAACGACGCTCGTGCCGACACTGTCGCCAATTCAATAGCCAGTACAACTTAAACGACCTCTCGGTCGGTATGGGTGCTGGAACGAGCCTGAATGCACCGCAGGAACGGACGGAAGCCAGCGGATCGTCCCGCATGCGGGGCCTAACTTCACGACTGGCCAAGGGAAGTAATGGCGCAATAGGTGGTAGCAGTCCGCTACTTTTAATGCGCACCCGTAGTGTCAACAACCGTTCCGTTTGTTCCACATCAGTCATTCCGGAGTGTACAGAACATTTTGAAGTTGACTGCTGtttgtga